The following proteins are co-located in the Triticum aestivum cultivar Chinese Spring chromosome 1A, IWGSC CS RefSeq v2.1, whole genome shotgun sequence genome:
- the LOC123048877 gene encoding DNA replication complex GINS protein PSF2, translating into LPISPLKCLLSLLLERLTQVLDAERESPREFQPLPFHYIEISKLLFDHSRDDITDAYLVRSLIEDIRDVRFHKVETGLETISGRTHAVKLKNLSAMEVNIVRPFMVRTLQAFYKHDSPQMIQQADNTGSRSTPVTDRGPRRDLRRR; encoded by the exons CTGCCTATTTCGCCCCTTAAGTGTTTGTTATCTTTGTTGCTAGAGCGCTTAACACAGGTGTTGGATGCAGAAAGGGAGTCACCTAGAGAATTTCAGCCATTACCATTCCACTATATCGAAATATCTAAGCTTCTGTTTGATCA TTCTCGTGATGACATCACAGATGCTTACTTG GTGAGATCTTTGATCGAGGATATCAGAGATGTCAGGTTCCATAAGGTCGAGACTGGATTAGAGACAATATCTGGCCGTACTCATGCTGTGAAG CTCAAAAATCTCTCTGCAATGGAGGTGAATATCGTGCGTCCATTTATGGTGAGAACTTTGCAGGCGTTCTACAAGCATGATAGCCCACAGATGATTCAGCAGGCAGACAACACAGGGAGCAGATCAACACCAGTCACAGATCGCGGTCCAAGA AGAGACCTAAGGCGCAGGTAA